From the Bacteroidales bacterium genome, the window CCAAACCGACTGACAAGAATAGCGGCTTGCTTGCTGAAGGCCGGTACCATTGTGCCCCCGTACCCGTGGTGAGACATGACGGCCGTTTGTGGAGAGCCATGGAGCACGCGCCCCAGGGCAGAGACTTTGAAGCATTCATGATGTCTGTTCCGGTGGATTCCAATCTCCTGAATGCCGATAACTGGACATTCACCAATAAGATACCTTATGATGAAGACTGGTATGATGGCAGAATGCGGAGCTGGCTGGAAGGAAATGCTGTGGTTACACCACAGGGTGATATGGTTAACATCCTGCGCTGCGCCTTTTCGGATGAGACCAGGGGTGTTGCGGCTATCGTCCAGGTTAATGAAAAAGGAACGAAAGCCACTTTCCAACCGGAAAAGGGTTTTATCCGTCTCCCCGGCGGTACAGGCAAGAAATTTACCATCCGCTATGATGAAAAAAGCCGGAAGTACTGGTCACTGGTTAACTGGGTACAACCCAAAGATGTGGATACACGCGAGCGGAACACGGTTGCATTGGTCAGCAGCGAGGATTTAAAAACATGGACCATTGAAAGGATCATACTGCATCATCCCGATCCCCATCACCATGCTTTTCAGTATCTTGACTGGCAGTTTGAGGGGGATGATATCATTGCGGTATCCCGAACGGCTTATGATGATGGCCTGGGAGGAGCAGCCAACTACCATGATGCGAATTTTATGACGTTTCATCGCATTAAAAATTTTAGAGTGAGTTTCAACAAAGATTAAAAAGAAGCTCCCCATTGATTATTTATGTTGATTTTATATTCTTAGAAATATCCAAATAAAAATCATTTACCGATGAAATACATATTATATTTAGCGCTAATGACCATTACAGGATTCATGTTTTTAATATCATCCTGCAATATCAAATGCAACCAAAATTCGGAAAAAGAAAATCGTACTGTTCCTGAACAGTGGAGGGATGCCAAATTTGGTTTATTTGTTCACTGGGGACCGGTATCACTTAAAGGAACCGAGATTGGCTGGTCACGTGGAAGAGAAATACCCTTTGAGGAATATGACAGCTTATACAAAAAATTCAATCCCACCCGCTTCGATGCTGAGGAATGGGTTTCCATGTTAAAGGAGGCCGGAATGAAATACCTTGTGATCGTAACCAAACATCATGATGGATTTGTCATGTGGGATTCCGAAACCACAGATTATGATATCATGTCAACTCCCTATAAAAAAGATGTCATAAAGCAGTTATCAAAGGAATGCAG encodes:
- a CDS encoding exo-alpha-sialidase gives rise to the protein VINHSPASSGKYIGSPSLVVMPNGDYIASHDYFGPGGGRGSWDQTLVYRSTDKGKSWEHLTTIENQWWSTLFYHNNALYLIGTYGRMNNAVIRRSEDGGKTWTKPTDKNSGLLAEGRYHCAPVPVVRHDGRLWRAMEHAPQGRDFEAFMMSVPVDSNLLNADNWTFTNKIPYDEDWYDGRMRSWLEGNAVVTPQGDMVNILRCAFSDETRGVAAIVQVNEKGTKATFQPEKGFIRLPGGTGKKFTIRYDEKSRKYWSLVNWVQPKDVDTRERNTVALVSSEDLKTWTIERIILHHPDPHHHAFQYLDWQFEGDDIIAVSRTAYDDGLGGAANYHDANFMTFHRIKNFRVSFNKD